One genomic region from Ralstonia pickettii DTP0602 encodes:
- a CDS encoding membrane protein, whose protein sequence is MAIAGTTVTPEVRAGMGVFIGICTVLFAACATATFMLHDAMSAMGAMPMPGGWTLSMAWTRMCGQTWAGAAASFLGMWVVMMAVMMLPSLAPVLWRVTARPELFYAVAGIAYFCVWAMLGLAVFAPGAALAALAMHWPALARAMPMLAGVVVLCAGALQFTEWKARQLACCRYAPAMPAYTGAAWRYGLRLGLHCSYCCAGLTASLLAVGVMDLRVMAAVTAAITAERLAPAGARVAKGIGVVTVNAGVLLIARAAGLG, encoded by the coding sequence ATGGCGATCGCCGGCACAACCGTAACGCCCGAGGTCCGCGCAGGCATGGGAGTCTTCATCGGCATCTGCACCGTGCTCTTCGCCGCCTGCGCAACGGCCACATTCATGCTGCACGACGCCATGTCCGCCATGGGCGCGATGCCGATGCCCGGCGGCTGGACCCTGTCGATGGCATGGACGCGGATGTGCGGGCAGACCTGGGCCGGCGCCGCGGCATCCTTCCTCGGCATGTGGGTGGTGATGATGGCGGTAATGATGCTGCCGTCGCTGGCGCCAGTGTTGTGGCGCGTCACGGCCAGGCCAGAACTGTTTTACGCGGTGGCAGGCATTGCCTACTTTTGCGTGTGGGCGATGCTGGGCCTGGCAGTCTTTGCGCCGGGTGCCGCGCTGGCGGCGCTTGCGATGCACTGGCCGGCGCTGGCGCGCGCCATGCCGATGCTGGCCGGCGTGGTCGTGTTGTGCGCCGGCGCGCTGCAGTTCACCGAGTGGAAAGCCCGCCAGCTTGCGTGCTGCCGGTACGCGCCCGCGATGCCAGCCTATACCGGCGCGGCATGGCGCTATGGCCTGCGCCTTGGCCTGCATTGCAGCTATTGCTGCGCCGGGCTGACGGCGAGCCTGCTGGCCGTCGGCGTGATGGACCTGCGCGTGATGGCCGCGGTCACGGCAGCCATCACGGCCGAACGTCTCGCCCCGGCGGGCGCGCGGGTCGCAAAGGGGATCGGCGTCGTTACCGTCAACGCGGGAGTACTGCTGATCGCGCGAGCGGCCGGGCTCGGCTAG